taattatctcaactcgattgcctttctcgctttcgccgtcccggctcaagcgagaaaatcaatctcgttgagatgatcaacgataatctatgaTTACTAAAGGCTCTTTATTCATAAATCAAcaggataaaataaaaaaattgaaacagaggATGTCTCAAAGAGCCACCAACTCGTACAACGGGCAGAAAAACAGCCCACGGCTAAGATACACGGTTATGTAAACTCACTTGAAAGGAATTAAAGAACATTTCTGTATACAACCATATCACTTCTAATATTGGTTCCATGCATACAGGCACAGCAATAAAGGCAAGATAATACACTCCAAATAATGGAATTAAAATCAAGGTCGACTTTGCTAActttctaaaattgaaaaaaataaatatacaggCACCGTATTAAGCCATATAatacaatcaaataaattatatcaaaataaatgttgattttgcaaattgtttttacaataaTCTAACAGTAAATATGCATGCTCAGCAAGAAAGACAATATAATACACTCAAAAATTAAGTCGACTTTTCTTATTTTCTACAAAgaagtatttataaatatacaagcaatgttttaatattaaagcTACGGATAAACGCCCTgatgaaattattgaattttaattgatttataaacaaatggcgtaattgatatttttattataatctaATACAATGAATATCATGCCAACATTCTTATGTTAATGGTAaattataaagtgttatttagcaaatatatttattcaaactgCCATACAGGTTGAATCATTTCTAAGTAATAAATTGAATGAGGAAAACgtttttgtcataaaataaaataacttagAATGTTTATGTATTCAAACTTAATCAACATGAGTGAGGAAAAATATAATATCGACTACGTGCTACAATGCATTTCTGCATATGACCACCATCAATAACTCGAcgttatttttattcattattcattatttatactattttcTACACGTTGTTTCTACGCGTTAAGCTTAATATATCTGTTTCGTACTCTTGATCTTTAacacaagtgagaggtttagctagacGTAAAATAGGTTAAAtcaaacattttctacataaagaaatgcatgtatcaagtcaggaagatggcagttgttttcaattcgtttgatgtgttttagcttttgattttgccatttgataaaggacttttcgtttcaagtttttcttttagtatttattgttattttcctttttttagaGAGTTTCTTTTATCACTATAATGTATATACTAACagaaaatatgtatacattgaTAATACTAAAGGTATCAAAGTAACTGATTTGTGTTGCTAATTGGTTGAGGTTTACTTTTCCAAACATgttatttaaacaaatcactTGTCTTTGGCgattcaatatttatttcaaaactatgAATTACAAAAGACATCTTTCATGTATGTAACACATTTATTCCTTCGCATCtattatattataatcaaattattacatatgtcatgtatgttacCTGTATCGAGATGGATTCCTTGTATGCGATGCTGTTAATTTAGTATATAAGACTCTCATTatgttgacaaaaaatataaaatttatctgaaaaatacaataaatatagatGTAATAAGCTTTTATAATGGTAGGAAAATACTATATTAAGACGTAAAGGAGGAGGGCATGTTtactagataaatatataaaacttgtaATAATGTCGATACCGGAAACACATATTACGTTGTACCACTGTTATGGGGAGGGTTGCAATCCCAGTAACTTGTATTACTTCGCCACATTCTGTACTAATGTGTCTCTTATACCTGAccatgctgtatgggctttgctcattattggaggccgtatggtgacaaatagttgttaatttttgtgtaattttgtcTCTTGGCGTCATTGGCCGACACGTGTATCACCGTACACTTTCTTCatgatatataattgatatttaaagaaaaaggaaGGCAAATGATACATTGTTTTAGATATCACGGTGGTATGAGCAAAACTTGTGTTTCATGGCACATTGTATGaaatgatatttatatcaaaattataaccCAAGGAGGACAAACGAAAACAGTAGACAACTTACAACAACTGTGGCTGTGATTGGTCCTTTTATTATCCAATAGTATCCTTTATCAACATCGTTTGTACTCCAgcatctaaaaataaacaaaatattcagaaatatATGTGACGTcaagcggcaaatattacattagcaaatttaagataatatgAAGTGTCACAGAAATGTATCTTGTTTTAGTTCACTTCACCAATAGCAATCGATATCTCAGGTATCAGTATGTTTAGCAGgttgaatataatatataacgacaagttctttttatataaaaaaaaaacgatttaaATTGGTCGTACTCAGCTAAATTGAAATGACTGATTATATTTTTTGGGTAAAGagtttaattattaaaaaaaacaataactatacactATCATTACCTTAACCGTATGTGTTATATAATTCGTCGCGTATTGGCATATATGCTCCAACCCTTGCATAGTTGGAATCTgtcattgttaattttaaagtaTTCGATTGGAAATGGTTCGATTATTTCAAACacatatttgtaataaaattgatatcaaaatagatataggaataagtggtgtgagtgccaatgagacaactctccatcctatgcacatgttataaaattaaaccattaaaggtcaggtacgatcttcaacacgaagccttggctcaaaccgaacagcaagctataaagggccccaaaaagcTGGTTTCTCATCAAAGAAAGAAGatcaataaagatttgtaaaagaACATTAAAAGGGTCCACTGAAGATATGTGCACATGCATTTTATAGAAACAGCTAATTTGAACTGATACATACTTACaatgtgttttcatgtttaATCCTCATAATTACCCACGGGATAACAAAGGTCGACGGTGCACCTggtaaaaacaacaattttagaTATAATTACTTAAATATTTTCTCGTTCATCTTACCATACATACAGGATTTGAAATGAAACATGAAGAAATAGAAAAGCTACATTAATTATGACTGTTATTTTTCACTGTTTCATGGAGTTTTATTGCGACTTATAGGTGCATCAATCATTGTTAAACGTTAACAGCTAAAGTGTATCTAAATTTTTGAGTTTTCAAAAGTTGATTTAATCGAGGTTATAAGTTTAACAGCTCatcattgtattattttattagaataaaagAGGGTAGAAGAACAGTGTAAATATGTGGCGAATCACAGTGTGGGAAAACCTGCTTACAATGCCGTATACATGTAGCACTATAAGATCACTCTCGATTTTTCAATATGGTTCATGTTAAGAAGTGAGCTGGTTtgttatgccccatttatgggcattatgttttctagtctgcgtgtccgtccgtccgttcgtcccgcttcaaggtagtttttgatgaagttgaagtccaataaacttgaaacttagtaaacatgttccctatgataatgatctttctaatattaatgccaaatttgagattttatcccatgttcacggtccactgaacatagaaaatgatagcacggttggggcatccgtgtattTGGACGCATTCTTGGTTTAGGTATTgttttactgttgtttttttttttaattttaattttcaatatttatcaattatgttGTCGGGTTTTCTTTGACTTGTGAATTCGAATATCCTTGTGCAGCTTTTTGCCAATCATCACGCCCATGTCATTCCAAAGCTTCAAATGCTTAAATGACGACTTATTATATTAATGTATCAATATCAAAGACCGGATCATATTTTAAGGTGAATTACTTAACGCGAGTTGTTTCTTAGTTGTTACTAAGAAAAGTTCAATCTATTGCCTGGTTGGAAATTGCTTTCTTTAAGAAACTTGAAAATAGTTGATTACGTTCCAGTGTACCTGCTATCACCCCAAGTTTTAactgggattcgtgttgcttaatctttgtttttcaatgttgtgtcgtgtgtgctattatttgcctgtttgtcttgttagtttattttctatctatgagtttgaatgtccctctggcgTATTTTACCCCtctttccaaaaaatcaatgctgatagaattaaacaaaaacattgtaTCAAGACTGATAAATCAACTGAATGAACATACCCCATCCAAACACCAGCAGCGTCTTGTATAAGGTGGAGGACACGTTGTATTTTGTAGACATGACAAATGTATGCATGTAGATCCCCTCGATGAATATCCACATAAAGTTGGTTGACAAGATGTAATAAAAGAAAGTGTACACAATTTTGCAGCCCAccgactgaaaaataaaaaaaaggcaaagTAATAATAAGTTCATAAATAATCTATGTTATTTTCTTTACAATAAGGTTTTTCATTGTTTCTGTAAAAAATCTTGGACTTGTCTAATATGTATTAGTGCatacaatttgttttgtttcgtgTGAAAGTTTTcccttgtattttttttaaatggtggaTATATAACTACATTAGAAATAATATCAGTTTATGCATCTAAACGTATATTCAATAACAGTTTAACATAATgaatgtcttttttattttatttttaactttgtgACTCAGAAGTTACGTATGTATCCACGAGACAGGTAAACTATTCTGCATGTCGAGTTCTCTTCGGTCTACTCGATGAAGCGGTGACATACACTAAACATGGAACAAGAACACGTGTTTTTGGAAATTTGTCATTAATGACTGCACAAATCTATAACTCTTCAAATTCCTCGtaaatctacattttaatcTGATACGtatcaatttgatgaaaatcaaacaagtaTTGAAATCAGAggtcatgttttgttttttctaaacAAATTGGCAATGATATAAAGAAGTTTTGTAGAGTAATATCTAGAAgttaaataatgaatatttattttatctattgcACTCTTCATCATTTTAAAACACTAAAGCGATAACAATCTTATCAGATAAAATTAAgcacttttcattttttaaattgctatAGAACAGTGCTTTCGTAATAAATTATCGAATCAACATTctctaaatatatttatcacagATTTGTAGATATAATTGTTACTATCTGATAAAGACATTGGTGCATATGTTTATTACAGTTTTGTAGACTGTTGCTGCTTAAAAAGACGCTTTTGGaaccaatagttatcaaaggtatccggattataattttgtacgccagacgcgcgtttcgtctatatacatgtaagactcatcagtgacgctcatatcaaaacatttataaagccaaacaagtacaaagttgaagagcattgaggcaTTTCTTATAATTGAAGTTATTCTTTCGACGTTTTTACGGGAACCATCATGATTGGTTGACCTAGACCGTCCTGGTCTTTATTAAAGCTGGACAATAATACTACCGCTTTTTACATCAACTAACCATCGTTTTTTCATCTGTTATAACATGCAATTCACCATCAGTTGTTTACATACAACTAGTAACACGATTAATCAGACAAACCATTTCATATATCCTTCTTGGTCGGAGTCCCCCCTTATTATAATGAGGGACTATTTGATGATGCGCAATCTCTAGTTTTGACTCGTAAAATCAGACAAACCATTTCATATCCTTTCTGGACGTCGGAgctcacccccccccccccccccttttataaGAATGTAGGGACTGTTTGGTGATGCTCAATCTCTTGTTTTTACTCGTTAAATTATGAGCAAGttaattggtatttttattttcaaacatggcaTAAAATAACTCGTAAATGTTAGGCctagaaaaacaataaatgacatATTTCTAATAACTGTGATACCTGCCCAAacgattgaatatttttattctcGTCTGTACTGTATATACTGTTGATTTCTGGGAGAACATAACTGTCCTTTATCAGACATATGATCGACCGGAAGATGAAAGAGACAAACATATTGATGTGGATCGTGTTCCGCTGGCAGTGCAgatttctattataaaaaaaacacaaaatacttttaaaaggcACAAAGGGACGAAAAAAAGCAAAGGACAATTTTACCATAGCAAGTTAACATCGATAAATTAGTTTCTTTActatctttaatataaaaatcgAGAAGATGAGGTAGGTATAGTGGTTACAGCAACCGTAATTACAGAAATATTCGCAAACAACGattattttacttaaaagaAGCAAAGTCAATTTCTCAATAAGCAATGCATCAGTAatgtcatttataaaatttcttcacGTTTAATCCGCGACTGGATACGGCTTTATACAAATGGCAGTCCTATCTGATATTTGATAGAATAATAAACATGcataatacattttgtttgtaaGTAAACATCCTACATCACGGAAATcggtatttttttaaaggagttgttcattaaaataaaaaaaacaatgtcattTCATCTACTACGTTTTTTCTTACTCAAAGTGCACTGAAAGCAGAAAGAATttatagagagaaaaaaatctgcGACTCGAGACCCCAATTATTCTACCTACCTAAAATACAGCATGATACTGACAGCTACAAGTAGTGACAACAATGATATACTGTATCCAACATCATACAGAATCTGTATATAACGCATGTGCTCCTAATAAAACAGAGATAACAGGTTAATTGTTaacttacaaaaataattaggcaactgatttataacaattatttcaAACGCCCCAGGAATGCAAGATCATACATATATACAGTTTATATTCATAATAAGTAGAAACTCTTTGTtggtttgtgtttgttttgccgatagtttacaatttttgacatttccCGATATAGTTTGTGATTTGCTGAtaatttctgatataatttatgattattttatttttatatctcatcgatgttttttatttttatatctcaTCGATGTTCTATAATTCGGTGATATGTTCCAAATATCGGTTTAGGATTTGCTCATTTTCCCCCGATATCATATATATACTGAATTTGTTGAGATTTTCCCGCTTTCGTTTAAGATTGGAAGATGGTTTCCTGATATGATGTAGGATTTGTTGAAATATCACATGAAGCTATGTTCTTTGATTCAAATGTCGACATCTAGTAAAAAACCTTACAAACTGgcgttatattttgttttatgaatgctcattttacttatatttcattgttcaaattttaaaattttacaatgtgATAATTCGAAAGAAAAAAGAGAAGATGCTGGATTGTAatagcaacattttttttctattggttaaattaaagtaaagCAGTAATGTAAAACTACACGTCTTCCTCTGAAGAACAtgtatctacatgtacatgtataatacgTTAATTTTTACGGATCTAAAAGTCGCATTCACTGAAAGTTTTAACTTGGTTCTATATACCTTTACAATAGCAGGAACGACTGATGGCGAGTTATATTTCATTGTTGGGTCAAAGCATCCAGATAAGTTTGTCCATGTTTTATTAAAGATCGGATGAACGTACCACTCACCATTCCGTAAACATGTTCTGGATGCATtacctgaaatataaaaacatttataattcatttatgcatgaaaatataggaaaaaaatttgtttttgcgagagaaaaaatttatgaattagGCCATTGCAATTGGTTTCATTTGAATCATGTCGAAGCCTTTAAAAGCCGACTATAAGATATTGGTTTCTCTCATTGTTGACGGTCTTGCGGTGCGTATAAATGCGTTCATCCACCTATTTTGAACTCTGGTAGATAGTTGCTGCATTGgtaatcataacacatctccttaatttttaaatatatagcGGACATACCACATGATCTGCAATCAGGGACAGTGATAAGTAATGAAAAAACGCTACACAAAATTCGTGCGTTTAAATAGCGTTTATCAATGAATCTTTATTGGGAACGCTTACTCCAAAACTTTAGAAACCTGGGATGTAAAAATACGCCGAAACAATATgccaaaaaaagatatttaaaagtcaattttatggAACGAGTTAAATATTCTTCAAGAAATAACTTTTTGGGGCAGGGATACGGAAATAGATATATCTAAAAATGGTTTTTCTACCCCTCGAAACACCATTTTCCAAATCTTTCtgagaaatgaaaaatattcaaggaTGCTTCTTTCCTTTTACGCATTAAATTTGTTGTCGGTCAAACATTCATCAATCTACATCAAGTTAACCAAAGAATTCAATATTGAGTGAAATAACATAATATCAGAATATCATTCAAAATACCTATAAATTATATCGTATCTGATCCggattattaaaaatttactgaTTTAGTTGACATATTCCATTTACGGCAAAtataatgattgaaatatttgatgcatttgTTCCTCTACTGAGATAGAGAGATAAATCAATCCATCTTAACTGCTTGACTTCTTCATTCATTCACTCTTTCAATTagaaaaactgatattttttGTCTCGTATATTTGCAGACATGTCAAATAGCAAACACCTAATTAAAGTGAGTCTCTAAACACTGCAGGGCAACGTAAATGTATGCTTTTTGTTGATTAGTTACAATGTTTTCTAATATGAGCTATAAAATAGCAATGTAAAATTGCATgtattttgttgattgttgacattttctaatatgaaatttaaacatcttccaaacaagaatgtgtccatagtacacggatgccccactcgcactatcattttctatgttcagtggaacgtcgtgaaattggggtcaaaactttaatttggaattaaaattagaaagatcatatcatagggaacatgtgtactaagtttcaagttgattggactttaactttttcaaaaactaccttgaccaaaacctttaacccgaaacgaacggacgcacggacgaacggacg
The nucleotide sequence above comes from Mytilus trossulus isolate FHL-02 chromosome 5, PNRI_Mtr1.1.1.hap1, whole genome shotgun sequence. Encoded proteins:
- the LOC134718689 gene encoding parathyroid hormone/parathyroid hormone-related peptide receptor-like isoform X2, encoding MCWPPTEAGSLSIQPCPSYMYNLLPDGNASRTCLRNGEWYVHPIFNKTWTNLSGCFDPTMKYNSPSVVPAIVKEHMRYIQILYDVGYSISLLSLLVAVSIMLYFRNLHCQRNTIHINMFVSFIFRSIICLIKDSYVLPEINSIYSTDENKNIQSFGQSVGCKIVYTFFYYILSTNFMWIFIEGIYMHTFVMSTKYNVSSTLYKTLLVFGWGAPSTFVIPWVIMRIKHENTLCWSTNDVDKGYYWIIKGPITATVVINFIFFVNIMRVLYTKLTASHTRNPSRYRKLAKSTLILIPLFGVYYLAFIAVPVCMEPILEVIWLYTEMFFNSFQGFAVAILFCFMNEEVRREIRKVKRDHKLRRNSHISNRSTSRTVEQFFQSEHDNIILGAEPKSTNVHFELDEKSRIILEKTKHLFIDGNDSILNTTVNGIHVNGENLNLVSLNDGTIES
- the LOC134718689 gene encoding parathyroid hormone/parathyroid hormone-related peptide receptor-like isoform X1 translates to MCFILCSSVLFVIFRISGSTVCHQNEVPNSDMTKSLQYENKMIQKAREKCNVSMLSASVRNDTYCNQVFDGIMCWPPTEAGSLSIQPCPSYMYNLLPDGNASRTCLRNGEWYVHPIFNKTWTNLSGCFDPTMKYNSPSVVPAIVKEHMRYIQILYDVGYSISLLSLLVAVSIMLYFRNLHCQRNTIHINMFVSFIFRSIICLIKDSYVLPEINSIYSTDENKNIQSFGQSVGCKIVYTFFYYILSTNFMWIFIEGIYMHTFVMSTKYNVSSTLYKTLLVFGWGAPSTFVIPWVIMRIKHENTLCWSTNDVDKGYYWIIKGPITATVVINFIFFVNIMRVLYTKLTASHTRNPSRYRKLAKSTLILIPLFGVYYLAFIAVPVCMEPILEVIWLYTEMFFNSFQGFAVAILFCFMNEEVRREIRKVKRDHKLRRNSHISNRSTSRTVEQFFQSEHDNIILGAEPKSTNVHFELDEKSRIILEKTKHLFIDGNDSILNTTVNGIHVNGENLNLVSLNDGTIES